The following proteins come from a genomic window of Maniola hyperantus chromosome 8, iAphHyp1.2, whole genome shotgun sequence:
- the LOC117984674 gene encoding zinc finger protein 684-like isoform X5 yields MVLTNSVFFCIRARTSALDTLAVQLMRSILRYVHISKASIFFRPLTLPKYTFSERKPMKLFQTNDDNIMVEPSTSTGSTAMQEIVSSNDRPLPLLQTSPKVPTAITDCQNLSSTCMKMSMHENTLQKENIDMNHKDRCRTCLSSEKEMRHVHTTITIAGDNVRLSDILHNFYNYSITEDSTLPENICINCVHQLTITYSFKMLIETSAKKLSELNLVDSTSENLEANYESDENQPHKEVSEYKTPIKQCNAKIENDITFCVECKSEFQSVKQLKEHCAKRHPIKSTIGRDCDYCNEKFDDFRSLVLHRKLHLKPFLCENCWEGFYSLYELNTHSCQPNKNKIKNNTAERELRQCDQCGKSYPPGYIKIHMRTHSSDRPYRCKFCPKAFKVPGSLHSHVLWNHKRTRNHKCEVCNATFISSSSRSSHIRKNHLKEKKYGCESCSKRFFSKSELQRHSLTHTGVKNFHCHLCDKSYQTRYGLNVHLKSHTQMQMKIEHELVNYVNI; encoded by the exons ATGGTTTTAACTAACTCGGTCTTTTTCTGCATCCGGGCAAGAACCTCAGCGTTGGATACTTTAGCCGTCCAGCTTATGCGGAGCATCCTGCGATACGTCCACATTTCGAAGGCTTCGATCTTTTTCC GACCATTAACACTTCCAAAGTACACATTTAGTGAAAGAAAACCTATGAAACTTTTCCAGActaatgatgataatattatggtagagCCATCAACATCAACAG GTTCAACAGCCATGCAAGAAATTGTATCTAGTAATGATAGACCTTTGCCGCTACTCCAGACCTCACCAAAAGTACCAACAGCTATAACAG ATTGTCAAAATTTGTCCAGTACATGTATGAAAATGAGCATGCATGAAAATACCTTGCAAAAGGAAAATATTG ATATGAATCACAAAGATCGATGTCGAACGTGCTTGAGCAGCGAGAAGGAAATGCGGCATGTCCACACCACTATAACTATAGCTGGAGATAATGTCCGATTGTCTGATATTCTACACAACTTTTATAACTACTCG ATAACAGAAGACAGTACACTACCCGAGAACATTTGCATCAACTGTGTTCATCAACTCACTATCACATATTCTTTCAAAATGCTCATAGAAACTAGCGCAAAAAAACTTTCAGAATTAAATTTAGTTGATTCCACTAGCGAGAACTTAGAAGCCAATTATGAATCAGATGAAAATCAACCACATAAAGAAGTTAGCGAATACAAAACACCTATTAAGCAATGTAATGCGAAGATAGAAAATGACATTACATTCTGCGTAGAATGTAAGTCAGAATTCCAATCCGTAAAACAACTTAAAGAACATTGCGCAAAAAGACATCCAATAAAATCTACAATAGGTAGAGACTGTGATTATTGCAATGAAAAGTTTGATGATTTCCGTTCCCTAGTATTACATAGAAAATTGCACCTAAAACCGTTTTTATGTGAGAATTGCTGGGAAGGATTCTACAGTTTATATGAATTGAACACACATTCCTGCCAacctaataaaaataagattaAAAATAACACGGCAGAAAGAGAGTTGAGACAATGTGATCAATGCGGAAAGTCGTACCCACCTGGTTATATCAAAATTCATATGCGGACACACAGCAGTGACCGTCCATATAGATGTAAATTCTGCCCTAAAGCTTTCAAAGTACCTGGAAGCTTACACTCCCACGTCCTATGGAATCATAAAAGGACAAGAAATCATAAATGCGAAGTTTGCAACGCTACATTCATATCTTCTAGTTCAAGAAGCTCCCATATAAGAAAGAATCATTTGAAAGAAAAGAAGTATGGATGTGAAAGTTGCAGTAAGCGATTTTTCTCCAAATCTGAATTGCAGAGACATTCTCTGACACATACAGGTGTGAAGAACTTCCATTGCCACTTATGTGACAAGTCTTATCAAACCAGATACGGTTTGAATGTACATTTAAAGTCGCATACTCAAATGCAAATGAAAATTGAACATGAACTTGTAAATTATgtgaatatttaa
- the LOC117984674 gene encoding zinc finger protein 354B-like isoform X1, translating to MARRNSSPTVLMPVHSLMLRSHDFFLLPTPLFPAILPIMIVCSRRYLLCRKIWPRYEILRCLMVLTNSVFFCIRARTSALDTLAVQLMRSILRYVHISKASIFFRPLTLPKYTFSERKPMKLFQTNDDNIMVEPSTSTGSTAMQEIVSSNDRPLPLLQTSPKVPTAITDCQNLSSTCMKMSMHENTLQKENIDMNHKDRCRTCLSSEKEMRHVHTTITIAGDNVRLSDILHNFYNYSITEDSTLPENICINCVHQLTITYSFKMLIETSAKKLSELNLVDSTSENLEANYESDENQPHKEVSEYKTPIKQCNAKIENDITFCVECKSEFQSVKQLKEHCAKRHPIKSTIGRDCDYCNEKFDDFRSLVLHRKLHLKPFLCENCWEGFYSLYELNTHSCQPNKNKIKNNTAERELRQCDQCGKSYPPGYIKIHMRTHSSDRPYRCKFCPKAFKVPGSLHSHVLWNHKRTRNHKCEVCNATFISSSSRSSHIRKNHLKEKKYGCESCSKRFFSKSELQRHSLTHTGVKNFHCHLCDKSYQTRYGLNVHLKSHTQMQMKIEHELVNYVNI from the exons atggctaggcggaatagttctccgactgttttaatgccagtccactccctgatgttacgtagccatgacttctttcttcttcccaCCCCTCTTTTCCCAGCTATTTTACCCATCATGATTGTCTGCAGCAGGCGGTACCTATTGTGTCGCAAAATATGGCCCAGGTACGAGATCTTACGCTGCTTGATGGTTTTAACTAACTCGGTCTTTTTCTGCATCCGGGCAAGAACCTCAGCGTTGGATACTTTAGCCGTCCAGCTTATGCGGAGCATCCTGCGATACGTCCACATTTCGAAGGCTTCGATCTTTTTCC GACCATTAACACTTCCAAAGTACACATTTAGTGAAAGAAAACCTATGAAACTTTTCCAGActaatgatgataatattatggtagagCCATCAACATCAACAG GTTCAACAGCCATGCAAGAAATTGTATCTAGTAATGATAGACCTTTGCCGCTACTCCAGACCTCACCAAAAGTACCAACAGCTATAACAG ATTGTCAAAATTTGTCCAGTACATGTATGAAAATGAGCATGCATGAAAATACCTTGCAAAAGGAAAATATTG ATATGAATCACAAAGATCGATGTCGAACGTGCTTGAGCAGCGAGAAGGAAATGCGGCATGTCCACACCACTATAACTATAGCTGGAGATAATGTCCGATTGTCTGATATTCTACACAACTTTTATAACTACTCG ATAACAGAAGACAGTACACTACCCGAGAACATTTGCATCAACTGTGTTCATCAACTCACTATCACATATTCTTTCAAAATGCTCATAGAAACTAGCGCAAAAAAACTTTCAGAATTAAATTTAGTTGATTCCACTAGCGAGAACTTAGAAGCCAATTATGAATCAGATGAAAATCAACCACATAAAGAAGTTAGCGAATACAAAACACCTATTAAGCAATGTAATGCGAAGATAGAAAATGACATTACATTCTGCGTAGAATGTAAGTCAGAATTCCAATCCGTAAAACAACTTAAAGAACATTGCGCAAAAAGACATCCAATAAAATCTACAATAGGTAGAGACTGTGATTATTGCAATGAAAAGTTTGATGATTTCCGTTCCCTAGTATTACATAGAAAATTGCACCTAAAACCGTTTTTATGTGAGAATTGCTGGGAAGGATTCTACAGTTTATATGAATTGAACACACATTCCTGCCAacctaataaaaataagattaAAAATAACACGGCAGAAAGAGAGTTGAGACAATGTGATCAATGCGGAAAGTCGTACCCACCTGGTTATATCAAAATTCATATGCGGACACACAGCAGTGACCGTCCATATAGATGTAAATTCTGCCCTAAAGCTTTCAAAGTACCTGGAAGCTTACACTCCCACGTCCTATGGAATCATAAAAGGACAAGAAATCATAAATGCGAAGTTTGCAACGCTACATTCATATCTTCTAGTTCAAGAAGCTCCCATATAAGAAAGAATCATTTGAAAGAAAAGAAGTATGGATGTGAAAGTTGCAGTAAGCGATTTTTCTCCAAATCTGAATTGCAGAGACATTCTCTGACACATACAGGTGTGAAGAACTTCCATTGCCACTTATGTGACAAGTCTTATCAAACCAGATACGGTTTGAATGTACATTTAAAGTCGCATACTCAAATGCAAATGAAAATTGAACATGAACTTGTAAATTATgtgaatatttaa
- the LOC117984674 gene encoding zinc finger protein 684-like isoform X3: MQQVLHQFPNSTKERKRFNDWLYAVGGDIIGLENEHIYKYRRVCRRHFEEKYLCRNNKISNIAVPTLNMPGPLTLPKYTFSERKPMKLFQTNDDNIMVEPSTSTGSTAMQEIVSSNDRPLPLLQTSPKVPTAITDCQNLSSTCMKMSMHENTLQKENIDMNHKDRCRTCLSSEKEMRHVHTTITIAGDNVRLSDILHNFYNYSITEDSTLPENICINCVHQLTITYSFKMLIETSAKKLSELNLVDSTSENLEANYESDENQPHKEVSEYKTPIKQCNAKIENDITFCVECKSEFQSVKQLKEHCAKRHPIKSTIGRDCDYCNEKFDDFRSLVLHRKLHLKPFLCENCWEGFYSLYELNTHSCQPNKNKIKNNTAERELRQCDQCGKSYPPGYIKIHMRTHSSDRPYRCKFCPKAFKVPGSLHSHVLWNHKRTRNHKCEVCNATFISSSSRSSHIRKNHLKEKKYGCESCSKRFFSKSELQRHSLTHTGVKNFHCHLCDKSYQTRYGLNVHLKSHTQMQMKIEHELVNYVNI, translated from the exons AAGAAAAGTATCTATGTCGCAATAACAAAATTAGTAATATAGCTGTACCAACATTAAACATGCCAG GACCATTAACACTTCCAAAGTACACATTTAGTGAAAGAAAACCTATGAAACTTTTCCAGActaatgatgataatattatggtagagCCATCAACATCAACAG GTTCAACAGCCATGCAAGAAATTGTATCTAGTAATGATAGACCTTTGCCGCTACTCCAGACCTCACCAAAAGTACCAACAGCTATAACAG ATTGTCAAAATTTGTCCAGTACATGTATGAAAATGAGCATGCATGAAAATACCTTGCAAAAGGAAAATATTG ATATGAATCACAAAGATCGATGTCGAACGTGCTTGAGCAGCGAGAAGGAAATGCGGCATGTCCACACCACTATAACTATAGCTGGAGATAATGTCCGATTGTCTGATATTCTACACAACTTTTATAACTACTCG ATAACAGAAGACAGTACACTACCCGAGAACATTTGCATCAACTGTGTTCATCAACTCACTATCACATATTCTTTCAAAATGCTCATAGAAACTAGCGCAAAAAAACTTTCAGAATTAAATTTAGTTGATTCCACTAGCGAGAACTTAGAAGCCAATTATGAATCAGATGAAAATCAACCACATAAAGAAGTTAGCGAATACAAAACACCTATTAAGCAATGTAATGCGAAGATAGAAAATGACATTACATTCTGCGTAGAATGTAAGTCAGAATTCCAATCCGTAAAACAACTTAAAGAACATTGCGCAAAAAGACATCCAATAAAATCTACAATAGGTAGAGACTGTGATTATTGCAATGAAAAGTTTGATGATTTCCGTTCCCTAGTATTACATAGAAAATTGCACCTAAAACCGTTTTTATGTGAGAATTGCTGGGAAGGATTCTACAGTTTATATGAATTGAACACACATTCCTGCCAacctaataaaaataagattaAAAATAACACGGCAGAAAGAGAGTTGAGACAATGTGATCAATGCGGAAAGTCGTACCCACCTGGTTATATCAAAATTCATATGCGGACACACAGCAGTGACCGTCCATATAGATGTAAATTCTGCCCTAAAGCTTTCAAAGTACCTGGAAGCTTACACTCCCACGTCCTATGGAATCATAAAAGGACAAGAAATCATAAATGCGAAGTTTGCAACGCTACATTCATATCTTCTAGTTCAAGAAGCTCCCATATAAGAAAGAATCATTTGAAAGAAAAGAAGTATGGATGTGAAAGTTGCAGTAAGCGATTTTTCTCCAAATCTGAATTGCAGAGACATTCTCTGACACATACAGGTGTGAAGAACTTCCATTGCCACTTATGTGACAAGTCTTATCAAACCAGATACGGTTTGAATGTACATTTAAAGTCGCATACTCAAATGCAAATGAAAATTGAACATGAACTTGTAAATTATgtgaatatttaa